One Mycolicibacterium sp. ND9-15 genomic window, GGGATTTCATCCGTGTACCTCGCGGATGAGCCTATTGTTTTCGGTGGATTCGTATTCCGAGGTCGTCCAGTAACAGATGCCATGGCCGTCAACTACTCCAAATACGCGCTTCGAGCAGCTTATGTACGTGACCAAATCATTTCACGCGGCCAGGGTGGCATTCGAGCGAACATCGGGCAACGCGATCTGAAATCTGTCGTTCTGAGGATACCCAGCCTTAAAGAGCAGCGCGCCATCGCCGAGGTACTCGATGACGCCGCGAGCCAACTCAAGACGCTGGAGCATCTAATCGAAAAGAAGCAGGCGATCAAACAGGGCATGATGCAACAGCTCCTCACGGGTAAGGCTAGGTTGCCTGGGTTCAGCGCAAGGTGGCAGCAGGTTCGTCTCGGCGATCACGTTTCATACCTCAAGGTAGTTCCACTATCACGGGCGCAGCTAGATGCTGATTCACCGCTTCGATATTTGCACTACGGGGACATCCATACTCGTGCCGGCGTCTTGGTTGATACCTCACAAGAGCAGATGCCGCGTGCCCCTGTGTCGCTGGCCCGCGATGCGGACCGTCTGAAAGTTGGCGACTTGGTTTTTGTGGATGCCTCAGAAGATCTGGTCGGCGTAGGCAAATCAGTTGAGATCACTGCTACCCCGCGAGAGGGAGTGGTCGCCGGACTCCACACCATCGCCGCCCGATTTGACAAAACTGTTCTCGCCGACGGGTTCAAGGCGTACCTGCAATTCATACCGGACTTCCGGGACGCGTTACTCCGTCTGGCGGCTGGCACCAAAGTTTTGGCAACTAACCGCTCGCACATCTCTAGCATCACTCTACGAATTCCTGGAATCGACGAGCAGGAGGCGATCGCCACAGTTCTGCGAGATTGCGACCGTGAGCTTGACGCTCTCGGTCAGCGGCTCCATAAAGCCCGCGCCATCAAGCAAGGAATGATGCAAGAACTCCTCATCGGGCGCATCCGCCTACCCGTCAACGAGGTCGCGTTATGAATTTCGGCAAGTCGGTGCGACTGTTCCTCGCCGATGGCTCGCCGGGCGGCTTGCTGACGGCCGAGATCATGAACTGGACCGGACATGTCGTCGCCGCCCCGCGGTCGGATCTCGCCGCCCTCATGAAACGTCCGGAAACGTCGCGCACCGGCGTCTACGTTCTGCTGGGGGATGATCCGGACACCTTGGGCGGACAAATCGCCTACATCGGCGAGGGCGATGACATCCGTAAGCGCTTGCAGCAACACTCACGGCCGGAAGAACAGGGCGGCAAGGACTTCTGGAATCGGGCCATCATCCTGACGAGCAAGGACGCCAATCTCACGAAGGCTCATGCCCGGTATCTGGAGAGCCGGTTCATCGCGTTAGCGAAGCTGGCCAAGCGAGCGCACCTGCTCAACGGGACAACACCACCGACGCCGGCCTTGCCCGAAGCCGATGCATCCGACATGGAGTACTAC contains:
- a CDS encoding restriction endonuclease subunit S, which produces MTESTFPTPDDWQDISLGDLLTFSNGINADKSVYGSGVPFANVLEVITYESLRAQDIPGRIELPRKILQRYEVRRGDILFNRTSETQDEVGISSVYLADEPIVFGGFVFRGRPVTDAMAVNYSKYALRAAYVRDQIISRGQGGIRANIGQRDLKSVVLRIPSLKEQRAIAEVLDDAASQLKTLEHLIEKKQAIKQGMMQQLLTGKARLPGFSARWQQVRLGDHVSYLKVVPLSRAQLDADSPLRYLHYGDIHTRAGVLVDTSQEQMPRAPVSLARDADRLKVGDLVFVDASEDLVGVGKSVEITATPREGVVAGLHTIAARFDKTVLADGFKAYLQFIPDFRDALLRLAAGTKVLATNRSHISSITLRIPGIDEQEAIATVLRDCDRELDALGQRLHKARAIKQGMMQELLIGRIRLPVNEVAL